In the Vibrio sp. FE10 genome, TTTTTGCCTGTAATTTAAGAAACATCGTCCATCCAATATACAGACACCCATTCACACTCATAATCGCTAGCATTCATAGTGAAGCTCAACCCTGACTCATCATCTACGCCATAGAAAACGTTTTCTAATTATTTTTAAAAAATAAATATAAAAAGTAACCTCATGTTTTAAATGTCTATTTTAAACAAAGCTGTCTTAATGGCGGACTTATTGACAAAACTAGCATTGACTATGTGATTTATATCACCATAATGCGCTCGTTTGCCTGCAATACGGCGACCGTTATTTTTAATTTTGATCAATTGCGGAGGTAAAAAATGGCTGCGGATAATAACTACAGTCTTGGGCCGGTTCCAACATCGGCTAGGAAAGGAGTTGCTTCACTCACCATGGTAATGCTTGGACTCACTTTCTTCTCTGCAAGTATGTGGACAGGTGGTTCACTCGGGACAGGTCTTTCTTTCAACGATTTCTTCCTCGCCGTTCTCATCGGTAACCTAATTCTTGGTATTTACACTTCTTTTCTTGGCTACATCGGCTCATCTACTGGCCTCTCTACTCACCTCCTTGCTCGTTTCTCTTTCGGTACTAAAGGCTCATGGCTTCCTTCTGCTCTACTTGGTGGTACACAAGTCGGTTGGTTTGGTGTGGGCGTTGCCATGTTTGCGATTCCGGTACAAAAAGCCACAGGCATTGATACCAACACCTTGATTGTTGTATCAGGCTTGTTGATGACAGGTACGGTGTACTTTGGTATTAAAGCGCTGATGGTACTCTCAGCGGTTGCCGTTCCTGCAATTGCAATTCTGGGTGGTTACTCAGTATTGACTGCGGTAGACAGTGTTGGCGGGCTAGAACAGCTCCAACTCATCGAGCCAGAAACACCAATGGACTTCTCCATGGCGCTTGCAATGGTTGTGGGTTCATTCGTGAGTGCGGGTACGTTGACTGCGGATTTCGTTCGCTTTGGTAAAAAGCCAGCGAGCGCAGTATTAATTACAATGGTCGCGTTCTTCATCGGTAACTCACTGATGTTTATCTTTGGTGCGGCAGGTGCAGCAGCGACGGGGCTCTCTGACATTTCAGACGTGATGATCGCACAAGGTCTTCTACTTCCTGCCATCATCGTTCTAGGCTTGAACATCTGGACAACCAATGAAAACGCACTTTATGCGTCAGGTCTTGGTTTATCCAACATCACTGGTCGCTCAAGTACTACAATGTCTATCATTAACGGTATCGTAGGCACGATTTTCGCGCTTTGGCTGTACAACAACTTCGTCGGTTGGTTAACCTTCCTTTCGCTGGCAATTCCACCAATTGGTGGCGTAATCATCGCCGACTTCTTCGCGAACCGTAAACGTTACAAAGATTTTGCAAAAGCAGAGTTCCAAACCGTTAACTGGGCTGGCATTATCGCGGTAGCAACAGGCGTAGCCGCTGGTCACTTCCTTCCTGGCATCGTTCCTTTGAACGCCGTGTTTGGTGGTGCAATCAGTTACCTCGTGCTTAACCCTCTATTGAATAAAAACGCTCTGAAATCTCAGGCCGCTTAAGGACACACTATGACAACCTTATTAATCAAGAACGCGAAGCTTCAAGACCAAGATGGCTTGAAACAAATCCTGATTGAAAATGGTCAATTTTCTCGCATTCTCGATAATGACGCGCCAATCAATCATCAAGGTGAGATCCTTGATGCTGAAGGTGGCATTGCAGTTTCTCCTTTCTGTGAACCGCATATTCACCTAGATACTACGCAAACGGCTGGGGAACCTAACTGGAACATCTCTGGTACTTTGTTTGAAGGTATTGAGCGTTGGGCTGAACGTAAAGAATTGTTATCAATCGAAGACGTAAAGTCTCGTGCGAAGCAAACACTGAAATGGCAGATTGCTAACGGTGTTCAACACGTGCGTACTCACGTTGATGTCTCTGATCCAACGTTAGTTGCATTACGAGCGATGGTTGAAGTTCGTGAAGAGATGAAAGAGTGGGTCGACATCCAGATCGTTGCATTCCCT is a window encoding:
- the codB gene encoding cytosine permease; its protein translation is MAADNNYSLGPVPTSARKGVASLTMVMLGLTFFSASMWTGGSLGTGLSFNDFFLAVLIGNLILGIYTSFLGYIGSSTGLSTHLLARFSFGTKGSWLPSALLGGTQVGWFGVGVAMFAIPVQKATGIDTNTLIVVSGLLMTGTVYFGIKALMVLSAVAVPAIAILGGYSVLTAVDSVGGLEQLQLIEPETPMDFSMALAMVVGSFVSAGTLTADFVRFGKKPASAVLITMVAFFIGNSLMFIFGAAGAAATGLSDISDVMIAQGLLLPAIIVLGLNIWTTNENALYASGLGLSNITGRSSTTMSIINGIVGTIFALWLYNNFVGWLTFLSLAIPPIGGVIIADFFANRKRYKDFAKAEFQTVNWAGIIAVATGVAAGHFLPGIVPLNAVFGGAISYLVLNPLLNKNALKSQAA